In the Dolichospermum flos-aquae CCAP 1403/13F genome, TCTTTAACTGTTCTAAATATAATTGTTGTTCTCTCCGTCCTTGACGTGCTTCCGTTAATTCTAAAGTTAATGTTTTAGTGCGAGTTCCTAAATTAGAAATTGCTTCTCCACAACGGTCTAAAATCCGGTCAATATCTATTAAGCGAGTTTTTAAATTAGCGACTTCCTGAGATTCCCCGGCTTCACCGTTATCAAAGCGTAAAGATGAACGTTGACTACTACTACCCCCAGTCATTGCTCCGCTTGTTTCTAATAATTCCCCTTGTAAAGTGACAATACGATATAGTCCCATATTTTTCCGAGCTTGGGCAAGAGTCGCAAATACTACCGTTGCACCAAAAACATAGGCAAATACATCATGATAACGGCGATCGCATTCTACCAAATTTACCGCATAATTAACAAAACCATCAGCTAAACGCAGAGTTGCATCTTGGGTAAATCTAGGGACTTTAATCTTATTTAAAGGTAAAAAAGTTGCCCTTCCTGCCCGTTTTTGTTTCAACAGTTCAATTCCCGCAGATGCCACACTATCATCTTCAACCACAATATGTCCTAAACGTCCACCAGCAGCCATTTCCAACGCTGTTTGATATTTGGGATCTACCTTACCCAACTGCACCACTAAACCACATAAACCGGGCATTTCCGACTGTAAAATTACCTTACTTGCTTGTGTTCCTTGTATTTCCTGTTGCGCTTGAGTTTGTGCCTCTAACTTATCTAATTGACGTTGTTTATCTCGTTGTTCTTGTAAAAGTCGCTTTTGAGTATCTTGTTGAATTTGTAACTCTTGTTCCGTTGCAGCGAGATTTTCCGCTAAATTCTGAATAGGTTGAGTAGAAGCATTAAATTCCGTTTCCAAACTCACGCATTCAACTTGTTTTGCAGTTAATTCCGGTTCTAAAGTCGCAATTAACTGAGATTGTTCAGAAATCAATTCTTGTAATTGAGTATTGCGTTCCTGTAATTGCGCTTGTTCAGTGCGTTGGGGTTCGAGAATATGCAATAAAGATTCAATTTGCCGATTTAATGCCGTTTGTTGTTGTACCCAGGCTTCTGAAGCGGTTGCAATTTCCGCAGCAGCTTGACGAGAAGATTCTAAATTTTGTTGAGCGGTGTCACGTTCTGATTGTAGAGACGTTCCATGGAACGTCTCTACATTATGACTTTTTATAGCTTCCTCTAAAGCCAGTTGATATTGTTGAATTTCTTGATAAGTTTGATTTAATCGCTTTGTAGATTCTTGAATAGATGTTTCTAACTCCCGTTGTTGACGTTGGAGTTGTTTCCGTTCCGCTTCCTGAGTAGCGAGATTTGATTGAACAGACAGAAGTTCCTCTTCCCCCAAAGCCTTTACCCGGAGATTGAGTTGATCTAATTCAGTAGTTTTTTGATCAATTTGAGAATTAGTTATATTTAACTGAGTAGTAAAATCACTGAAATTGCGATCGCCCTCTTGAACTTGTGCAACCAGCTTTTCCTGCTGTGCTTGGAGAGAACGCCAAGATAACACAGATTCCCAAGACTGCTTTTGGATAAATTCAACTTTCAATAATTGATACTTTTCCGCCTTAGCCTTATCTTGAGACAGGCGATCGCATTGTATACTTAACTCAGTCTGAATAATCCGACAACTATCCTCCTTATCCTTCACCTCATCCAAAGTAGACCTAGCTTGGATAATCTTCCGATCATAAGTCGCCACCCCAGCCAACTCATCAATAATTTCCCGACGTTCCCGCGCATTCATCGAGATAATACTCGTCACATCCCCCTGCAACACTACATTATACCCTTCAGGATAAATCCGCAGTTCCTCCAAATCCTCATGTAACTCAGTCAAAGTACAAGCCACACCATTAATATAATAATTCGACGTGTACCCCCCCTGCTGAGACACCCGCAACCGCCGAGTAACACTCCACTCAGACGATTTTGGATTTTGGATTTTAGATTTTGGATTTTCCCCTACCTCCCCTACCTCCCCTACCTCCCCTACCTCCCCTACCTCCCCTACCTCCCCTACTTCCCCTACTTCCCCTACCTCCCCCACATCCTCCCTCTGTGCCTCCGCGCCTCTGCGAGAGACATCCGAAATATCAAAAGTCACAGTTACACTAGCTTCCAGCGCCGAACGCCCCTTATGTTTTTGGGCATTATTCACCAAATCCGGTAAACGTTCCGCCCGCATACCCTTAGAACTAGCCAGTCCCAAGCAAAACAGCAACGCATCCAGAATATTTGATTTTCCAGAACCATTAGGCCCAGATATGACAGTACACCCCGGTAGTAAAGGGACAGCAGTAGTCCCACCGAAGGATTTAAAATTGGTAAGTTCAACGCGCTTGACATATACCATGAGGCACTGGTTAACTGGAAACTGGGTTAAGCAAACAATTGTACCAATTATTTATCCTTTCGTGACTAGGAAAGAGGGGAAATTTGGTAATTGATATGCTGTGGGTTCTGGGTATTTAATTGGTCATACTCTAAATGTATGGCGACAATATATTTTAAACGAACCACAGAGACACAGAGGACACAGAGGGAAATACAAGGGGGTTGTTTACATCTGGTTTAAAATTGCTATATGTTAAGTTGCTCATAGATGTATTTATGGAAATTCAAACGCCAGATTGGGTTAAACACGCGGTTTTCTATCAAATCTTTCCTGATAGATTTGCCAGAAGTCAACGTTCCCGTGACAGTTTCTTAAATAATAGCAATTTGGAAGCCTGGGATGCACCACCTACTCTCCAAGGTTACAAAGGTGGTGATTTATGGGGGGTGCTGGAAGAATTAGACTATATCCAAAGTTTAGGGGTGAATGCAATTTACTTTACACCCATTTTTCAATCTGCTAGTAATCATCGTTATCATACCCATGATTATTACCAAGTTGATCCCATGTTGGGGGGTAATCAGGCTTTGCGAGCATTAATAGGTGCTGCCCACGCCCGCAATATGAAAATAGTTCTTGATGGCGTATTTAATCATTCTAGTCGAGGCTTTTTCTTTTTCCATGATGTGTTAGAAAATGGTTCTAATTCTCCTTGGGTAAATTGGTTTAAAATTCAAGATTGGCCGCTTGCCCCTTATGATGGTAGTTTACCCGCTAATTATGATGCTTGGGCGGGGATTCGCTCTTTACCAACCTTTAATCATGATCATCCAGATGTGAAAGAGTATATCATGAAAATTGCCGAATATTGGTTAGAATTTGGCATTGATGGTTGGCGGTTAGATGTTCCTTATGAAATTAAAACTCCTGGTTTTTGGCAGGAATTTCGCCAACGAGTTAAAGGTATTAACTCAGAGGCTTATATTGTTGGTGAGGTCTGGTCAGATGCCCGTGAATGGCTCGATGGTACGCAATTTGATGGGGTATTGAATTATTTATTTAATGAGGCAGTGCTGGCGTTTGCAGTAGGCGATAAAGTAGTATTAGACTTAGTTATATCTCAAGGTTATTCTCCCTATCCTGCCCTAGATGCGACTGAATATGCAGCCAAAATTCACAGTCTTTTAGAACTGTATCCTTGGGAAATTCAACTAACACAATTAAACCTTCTCAGTAGCCATGATACAGCCAGATTAATGAGTATTGCTGACAGTGATCAAGCAAGTGTAGAATTGTGTAATTTGTTATTATTCACTTTTCCCGGTGCGCCTAGTATTTACTATGGTGATGAAGTTGGTTTACCTGGTGCAATAGATCCCGATTGTCGGCGGGTTTTCCCTCCTGAATCTGACTGGAATCCCAAAATTTTAAATACTCATAAACAATTAATTGCTATTCGACAAAATTATCCGGCTTTGCGAATTGGTAAATACCAAGTTCTCTATGCAAAAGAAACAGTTTATGTATTTGCGCGAATTTTAGAAAGTGAAGAATTAATTATTGCTGTGAATGTAGGAACTGAAACTATTACAGTCAACCTAGATTGTAGTAGTTTACAAAGTCAACCAAATCAAGTTTTATTTGGGAATGGGGAAATTATCTGGAAAGAGGAAAATGTTTGTTTAATTATTCCTCCCCGTAGTGGTTTGATTTGGGGATAAATGTTAAAATGTCAGTTGGGAATGGTGAGTGATATTTTTTTTGCTGGTGGTGGGTATTCTATATTGTAGGAGTGATGCTGCAATTTGGATAACAGCAATTTTTGATACATGGCTACTTCAGGAGATGATTATTTAGTTCAGCGCGGTAAGCAGATTGAGCGAAAGAAAAGAATTGTTACATATATTGGAATGGTTTCATTTGGTGGTTCAATGTTGTTTGGAGGGGTTAATACCATCAAACAGGCTTGGGAAAAACCAAAGCAAGCAGTAGTTCAATCGGCTGAAACTGAGTTGCA is a window encoding:
- a CDS encoding glycoside hydrolase family 13 protein; translated protein: MEIQTPDWVKHAVFYQIFPDRFARSQRSRDSFLNNSNLEAWDAPPTLQGYKGGDLWGVLEELDYIQSLGVNAIYFTPIFQSASNHRYHTHDYYQVDPMLGGNQALRALIGAAHARNMKIVLDGVFNHSSRGFFFFHDVLENGSNSPWVNWFKIQDWPLAPYDGSLPANYDAWAGIRSLPTFNHDHPDVKEYIMKIAEYWLEFGIDGWRLDVPYEIKTPGFWQEFRQRVKGINSEAYIVGEVWSDAREWLDGTQFDGVLNYLFNEAVLAFAVGDKVVLDLVISQGYSPYPALDATEYAAKIHSLLELYPWEIQLTQLNLLSSHDTARLMSIADSDQASVELCNLLLFTFPGAPSIYYGDEVGLPGAIDPDCRRVFPPESDWNPKILNTHKQLIAIRQNYPALRIGKYQVLYAKETVYVFARILESEELIIAVNVGTETITVNLDCSSLQSQPNQVLFGNGEIIWKEENVCLIIPPRSGLIWG
- the smc gene encoding chromosome segregation protein SMC; amino-acid sequence: MVYVKRVELTNFKSFGGTTAVPLLPGCTVISGPNGSGKSNILDALLFCLGLASSKGMRAERLPDLVNNAQKHKGRSALEASVTVTFDISDVSRRGAEAQREDVGEVGEVGEVGEVGEVGEVGEVGEVGEVGENPKSKIQNPKSSEWSVTRRLRVSQQGGYTSNYYINGVACTLTELHEDLEELRIYPEGYNVVLQGDVTSIISMNARERREIIDELAGVATYDRKIIQARSTLDEVKDKEDSCRIIQTELSIQCDRLSQDKAKAEKYQLLKVEFIQKQSWESVLSWRSLQAQQEKLVAQVQEGDRNFSDFTTQLNITNSQIDQKTTELDQLNLRVKALGEEELLSVQSNLATQEAERKQLQRQQRELETSIQESTKRLNQTYQEIQQYQLALEEAIKSHNVETFHGTSLQSERDTAQQNLESSRQAAAEIATASEAWVQQQTALNRQIESLLHILEPQRTEQAQLQERNTQLQELISEQSQLIATLEPELTAKQVECVSLETEFNASTQPIQNLAENLAATEQELQIQQDTQKRLLQEQRDKQRQLDKLEAQTQAQQEIQGTQASKVILQSEMPGLCGLVVQLGKVDPKYQTALEMAAGGRLGHIVVEDDSVASAGIELLKQKRAGRATFLPLNKIKVPRFTQDATLRLADGFVNYAVNLVECDRRYHDVFAYVFGATVVFATLAQARKNMGLYRIVTLQGELLETSGAMTGGSSSQRSSLRFDNGEAGESQEVANLKTRLIDIDRILDRCGEAISNLGTRTKTLTLELTEARQGRREQQLYLEQLKKEIKSLTTQLENTRSQLSQNTQKFTSAQSRLAVLNRELPEQETQLQQLRHTLAELESSQTPSEWQQIQAIIKTQEQELQQRETALRDVQQQLKNLENQQQRLQEKIEESQTRVIQYQQEETTGKQQQATVNSQVVELSNLITVNQANLRKLEENLGEEKKNRDTAETELRSLLLRQQQLQWEIEKLQETQQKRREDLTALQNQLRDLGAELPSPLPEVPNKVDLEDLQKELRTIGKRLQAMEPVNMLALEEFDKVQGRLQELTEKLETLEGERTELLLRIENFTTLRQKAFKEAFDAVNENFQSIFAILSDGDGYLQLDNPEDPFNSGLNLVAHPKGKPVQRLASMSGGEKSLTALSFIFSLQRYRPSPFYAFDEVDMFLDGANVERLARMIKQQAEQAQFIVVSLRRPMIESAQRTIGVTQARGAYTQVLGIKLQSSN